The genomic region AAAAAAGCTTGTTCTAATCCAAAAAAAATGGATGAATATGAAATATATTTACGATAATAATGTATTTCTGTTTTTTTTAAATAAATCACCTTTTTGGAAAGACTCTCTAATTCATTTTTAAAGTGATTTAAATTTTTTGAAACTTCCAATATTGGATTACATTCTCCTATCCCTATTCTATTATTTTGTTTCAATATAATAAACCAAATAGTATTATGATTAAATATTCTATTGGAGTTAAATATTTTTCTTCTGAAAAAGAAAGTTTTTTTTTTAAAAAAAAATTTATTTTATCCATTATTTAAAGAAATATAGTTTCTCCCATTTCTAACAGAATTAGTTCTTTTCCTTTTTTAGAAAATCTTTTTTTAGCTTCATTTTTATTAATTTGAATTTCTTCAAAAGTATCATAATGAACTCCTAATATTTTTTTGCATTTCAGAAAATCTGAAGCAATAATTGCTTCTTCTATATCCATTGTATATCTACCTCCTATCGGTAAAATAGAAAGTTTTAGTTTTCCAAAATTAGGAATAATATGCATTTCACTCGTCAAAGAAGTATCTCCCGATATATATAAATTACCCTCATCTGTATGTAACAAAAAACCGCCAGCATTTCCACCATAAGTTCCATCATTAAAAACACTAGAATGAGATGCCCAAACATATTTTAATTTACCAAAAGAAAAAGAAATAAAAGATCCATAATTCATACCATATGTTTTGATTCCTTTTTTTTCAAAATAATTAGAAATTTCATAATTAGAAATAACTAAAACATTATTGAATTTTTGTGAAAAAAATTCTA from Blattabacterium cuenoti harbors:
- a CDS encoding metal-dependent hydrolase, with the protein product MKITFFSHSTFSLEIHDKYLLIDPFFSGNPVFQNKNFLKYFDHLKKVDYILLTHAHYDHVCDVEFFSQKFNNVLVISNYEISNYFEKKGIKTYGMNYGSFISFSFGKLKYVWASHSSVFNDGTYGGNAGGFLLHTDEGNLYISGDTSLTSEMHIIPNFGKLKLSILPIGGRYTMDIEEAIIASDFLKCKKILGVHYDTFEEIQINKNEAKKRFSKKGKELILLEMGETIFL